In Bradyrhizobium erythrophlei, a single genomic region encodes these proteins:
- a CDS encoding dicarboxylate/amino acid:cation symporter translates to MAPTTVTTPAAVRPAKPWYKILYIQVLIAIVLGALVGWKFQDFATSDWVKALGDGFIKLIKMVIAPIIFCTVVSGISHIQDAKKVGRIGIKALVYFEVVSTFALVIGLVVGNLVRPGAGFGGAMASADKVATYAEQAKAQKSVDFFLHIIPDTVVGAFANGEILQVLLFSILFGFSLMALGERGHTLRSFIDDAAQGVFGVISIVMRAAPVGAFGAMAYTIGKFGTGAILNLVGLIATFYLTAGLFVIVVLGIIARVVGFSIFKFLAYIKDELLIVLGTSSSESALPSLMEKLERLGCSKSVVGLVVPTGYSFNLDGTNIYMTLATLFIAQALGFDLTLGQQITILVVAMLTSKGASGITGAGFITLAATLAVVDPRLVPGMAIVLGIDKFMSECRALTNLCGNGVACVVVSWWEGELDRGRLEANLNKQVDPTDIETAVTTS, encoded by the coding sequence ATGGCGCCCACAACTGTAACCACACCAGCGGCGGTCCGCCCGGCCAAACCCTGGTACAAGATTCTCTACATCCAGGTGCTGATCGCCATCGTGCTTGGCGCCCTCGTGGGTTGGAAGTTCCAGGATTTCGCCACCAGCGACTGGGTCAAGGCGCTCGGAGACGGCTTCATCAAGCTGATCAAGATGGTGATCGCGCCGATCATCTTCTGCACGGTGGTGTCGGGCATTTCGCACATCCAGGATGCCAAGAAGGTCGGCCGTATCGGCATCAAGGCGCTGGTGTATTTCGAGGTCGTCTCGACCTTCGCGCTGGTGATCGGGCTTGTGGTCGGCAACCTGGTCCGCCCCGGCGCGGGCTTCGGCGGCGCGATGGCGAGCGCCGACAAGGTGGCCACGTATGCCGAGCAGGCCAAAGCGCAAAAGAGCGTCGACTTCTTCCTGCACATCATTCCGGACACGGTGGTCGGCGCGTTCGCCAACGGCGAGATCTTGCAGGTCCTGCTGTTTTCGATCCTGTTCGGCTTTTCGCTGATGGCGCTCGGCGAGCGCGGCCACACGCTGCGCTCCTTCATCGATGATGCCGCGCAGGGCGTGTTCGGCGTCATTTCGATCGTCATGCGGGCTGCGCCGGTCGGCGCCTTCGGTGCCATGGCCTATACCATCGGCAAGTTCGGCACCGGCGCGATCCTCAATCTGGTCGGCCTGATCGCCACATTCTATCTCACCGCCGGGCTGTTCGTGATCGTGGTGCTCGGCATCATCGCGCGCGTCGTCGGCTTCTCGATCTTCAAGTTCCTCGCCTATATCAAGGACGAACTCCTGATCGTGCTCGGCACCTCTTCATCGGAAAGCGCGCTGCCGTCATTGATGGAAAAGCTCGAACGGCTCGGCTGCTCGAAGTCGGTCGTCGGCCTTGTGGTGCCGACCGGATATTCCTTCAATCTCGACGGCACCAACATCTACATGACGCTGGCGACGCTCTTCATCGCGCAGGCGCTTGGTTTCGATCTGACGCTCGGGCAGCAGATCACGATCCTGGTCGTTGCCATGCTCACCTCGAAGGGCGCTTCGGGAATTACAGGGGCGGGATTCATCACGCTGGCTGCAACGCTTGCCGTGGTCGATCCCCGTCTCGTGCCGGGCATGGCGATCGTGCTTGGCATCGACAAGTTCATGAGCGAGTGCCGTGCGCTGACCAATCTGTGCGGCAACGGCGTCGCCTGTGTCGTGGTGTCGTGGTGGGAGGGCGAACTCGATCGCGGCCGCCTGGAAGCCAATCTCAACAAGCAGGTCGATCCGACCGATATCGAGACCGCAGTCACGACCAGCTAG
- a CDS encoding pyridoxal phosphate-dependent aminotransferase: MLEATLSERAKTVLTAASGRSDVPAFMVMDVMAAAARIEAAGGHVIHMEVGQPAASAPKTAIRAAHAALDSMRIDYTAALGTPSLRERIARHYRESYGFAVDSSRVVITTGSSAAFILAFMAMFEPGDRVAVTVPGYPPYRHILTALGCEPVLIETSSETRHALTGEALLAAHRKAPLKGVLVASPANPTGTMMSREALNSLISAAEAAGIRFISDEIYHGLDYAFPAVTAAELSPDALVINSFSKYFCMTGWRVGWMVVPEPLVRPIERLQQNLSISVPTLSQIAAEAAFDGSAEMEEVKRGYLENRRILIEGLPRAGLTKFLPADGAFYLYADVSDFTSDSFKFASEMLEKANVAATPGVDFDPIHGRQFIRFSYARSAQEMREAVERIGQWLK, translated from the coding sequence ATGCTTGAAGCGACATTGAGCGAACGAGCCAAAACCGTCCTGACCGCAGCCTCCGGCCGCAGCGATGTGCCGGCGTTCATGGTGATGGACGTGATGGCGGCGGCGGCCCGGATCGAGGCCGCGGGCGGCCACGTGATCCATATGGAGGTGGGGCAGCCCGCTGCCTCGGCGCCAAAAACAGCCATCCGGGCGGCCCATGCCGCGCTTGATTCGATGCGGATCGACTACACCGCAGCGCTGGGAACCCCGAGCTTGCGGGAACGAATTGCGCGCCACTATCGCGAAAGTTACGGCTTTGCCGTCGATTCCAGCCGGGTCGTGATTACCACTGGCTCCTCGGCCGCCTTCATCCTGGCCTTCATGGCGATGTTTGAGCCGGGTGACCGGGTCGCGGTGACCGTTCCCGGCTATCCGCCGTACCGGCATATTCTCACCGCGCTGGGTTGCGAGCCGGTATTGATCGAGACATCGAGCGAGACCCGCCACGCGCTGACGGGAGAAGCTTTGCTCGCCGCACACCGCAAGGCGCCGCTCAAGGGTGTCCTGGTCGCAAGCCCCGCCAATCCGACCGGTACGATGATGTCGCGGGAGGCGTTGAACAGCCTGATTTCGGCGGCCGAAGCCGCCGGCATCCGGTTCATCTCGGACGAGATATATCACGGCCTCGATTACGCGTTCCCGGCGGTGACGGCGGCGGAACTCTCTCCCGACGCGCTCGTGATCAATTCCTTCTCGAAGTATTTCTGCATGACCGGCTGGCGCGTCGGCTGGATGGTCGTGCCCGAACCGCTGGTGCGGCCGATCGAGCGATTGCAGCAGAACCTCTCGATTTCCGTGCCGACATTGTCACAGATCGCGGCCGAAGCCGCCTTTGACGGCTCGGCGGAGATGGAGGAGGTGAAGCGCGGCTATCTGGAGAACCGGCGCATCCTTATCGAGGGCCTGCCACGCGCCGGCCTGACCAAATTTCTGCCCGCCGACGGCGCGTTCTATCTTTATGCCGACGTTTCGGACTTCACATCCGACAGCTTCAAATTCGCGAGCGAAATGCTGGAAAAGGCGAATGTCGCAGCCACTCCAGGGGTCGACTTCGATCCCATTCACGGGCGGCAGTTCATCCGCTTTTCCTATGCGCGGTCGGCGCAGGAAATGCGTGAGGCGGTGGAGCGCATTGGCCAATGGCTGAAGTGA
- a CDS encoding Rne/Rng family ribonuclease: MPNKMLIDATHPEETRVVVVRGNRVEEFDFETAQRKQLRGNIYLAKVTRVEPSLQAAFIEYGGNRHGFLAFSEIHPDYYQIPVADRQALIEADERAHREAEEESENRASRRRSRHRSSRRRGHGERVQSEVVDSSSFDRSAEGSAGEAHAEGGHHDEHLHEGEHHAEHHEEAAHDHDHHDHDHHHDDHEHASDHEHHDDEHHHDDAHAEAPALSADSRVSEAEAAVDISEALREAPEEGAHDDDAPEGHASDEATADEVAAENAAHAGYASEQRASHEEHAASSGEAHPAADGEEAHEEEGDEVEEELVESVGGDDVLEEVPERAFRPRRQYKIQEVIKRRQVMLVQVVKEERGSKGAALTTYLSLAGRYAVLMPNTARGGGISRKITSAQDRSRLKEVVQDLDVPEGMGIILRTAGASRTKPEIKRDFEYLIRMWETVRDMTLKSQAPTLVYEEGSLIKRSLRDLYNKEIDEILVAGEAGYHEARDFMKMLMPSNVRAVKQYRDGQPLFSRMGVESQLDAMFSPTVQLRSGGYIVINQTEALVSIDVNSGRSTREHHIEDTALKTNLEAAEEVARQLRLRDLAGLIVIDFIDMDEKRNNRSVERKLSDCLRQDRARIQVGRISHFGLLEMSRQRIRASVLESSTEPCSQCGGSGHVRSVSSVALQLLRGLEEVLMKGATHNLVVRTRTDVALYVLNHKRGHLRDLENSFKVTLAVIADPTVSGQQSYVIDRGEQVHTLEAAKALLVAQASAAPAVVEEAFDDEEFLDAESESEVETEESEGLSDEFAGGEAGSEAASDGPRRRRRRRRRGRGGEPRENGAPRDDNAFAEASTSPEAELADDEADNDEGDEQPNQARADQGSGERRPRRRGRRGGRRRRGGTEEGLAGSITDELGPVSAPEAANAVADFDEVTSHLSPSSDQYAPEPHPVEPLPVQASAPVQAAAEADAHESEKAARRRSTVREKVSFGSHAAPEPAPAGYSQAEPPPAAETPTEPAPEATSDTSPRRAGWWSRRFGGGE, from the coding sequence ATGCCCAACAAGATGCTTATCGATGCCACCCACCCGGAGGAGACCCGGGTCGTCGTGGTCCGCGGCAATCGCGTCGAAGAATTTGATTTCGAAACCGCGCAACGCAAACAACTGCGCGGCAACATTTATCTGGCGAAGGTCACCCGCGTCGAACCGTCGCTGCAAGCCGCGTTTATCGAATATGGCGGCAACCGCCACGGCTTTCTCGCTTTCAGCGAAATTCATCCCGACTATTACCAGATACCGGTCGCCGACCGTCAGGCGCTGATCGAGGCGGATGAACGCGCCCATCGCGAGGCGGAAGAAGAATCCGAAAACCGCGCCAGCCGCCGCCGTTCGCGCCATCGCTCATCGCGACGCCGCGGCCACGGCGAGCGGGTTCAGAGCGAGGTCGTCGACTCCTCCAGCTTCGACCGCTCGGCTGAAGGATCGGCCGGCGAGGCTCACGCCGAGGGAGGCCACCACGACGAGCACCTCCACGAGGGTGAACATCACGCCGAACACCACGAAGAAGCTGCGCATGATCACGACCACCATGATCATGACCACCACCACGACGATCACGAACATGCGTCGGACCACGAGCATCACGACGATGAACATCATCACGACGATGCCCATGCCGAAGCACCCGCGCTTTCCGCCGACTCGCGCGTAAGCGAGGCGGAAGCCGCTGTCGATATTTCGGAGGCCCTGCGGGAGGCTCCCGAAGAAGGCGCGCACGATGACGACGCGCCCGAAGGCCATGCCAGCGACGAGGCCACGGCGGACGAGGTTGCGGCGGAAAACGCCGCTCATGCCGGGTATGCGAGCGAACAGCGCGCCTCTCATGAAGAACATGCCGCATCGTCCGGCGAGGCGCATCCCGCCGCCGATGGCGAAGAAGCGCACGAAGAGGAAGGCGACGAGGTCGAGGAAGAGCTTGTCGAATCCGTCGGCGGCGACGACGTGCTGGAAGAGGTGCCGGAGCGCGCGTTCCGTCCGCGCCGTCAGTACAAGATCCAGGAAGTCATCAAGCGGCGCCAGGTCATGCTGGTGCAGGTCGTCAAGGAGGAGCGCGGCAGCAAGGGTGCGGCGCTCACGACCTACCTTTCGCTCGCAGGCCGCTACGCGGTCTTGATGCCCAATACCGCCCGCGGCGGCGGCATCAGCCGCAAGATCACCTCCGCCCAGGACCGCTCGCGGCTGAAAGAAGTGGTGCAGGACCTCGACGTGCCGGAGGGCATGGGGATCATCCTGCGCACCGCCGGCGCTTCCCGCACCAAGCCCGAAATCAAGCGCGACTTCGAATACCTGATCCGGATGTGGGAGACGGTGCGCGACATGACGCTGAAGTCGCAAGCGCCGACGCTGGTCTACGAGGAAGGCTCGCTGATCAAGCGTTCGCTGCGCGATCTCTACAACAAGGAAATCGACGAGATTCTGGTGGCGGGCGAGGCCGGCTACCACGAAGCGCGCGACTTCATGAAAATGCTGATGCCCTCCAACGTGCGCGCCGTGAAGCAATATCGCGACGGCCAGCCGCTGTTCTCACGCATGGGCGTGGAGAGCCAGCTGGACGCGATGTTCTCGCCGACTGTGCAGCTGCGATCGGGGGGCTACATCGTCATCAACCAAACCGAGGCGCTGGTTTCGATCGACGTCAACTCCGGACGCTCGACACGCGAACATCACATCGAGGACACCGCGCTCAAGACCAACCTCGAGGCGGCGGAAGAGGTCGCAAGACAACTCCGCCTGCGCGATCTCGCCGGCCTTATCGTCATCGACTTCATCGACATGGACGAGAAGCGCAACAACCGGTCGGTCGAGCGCAAGCTGTCCGATTGCCTGCGCCAGGACCGGGCGCGAATTCAGGTCGGGCGCATCTCGCATTTCGGCCTGCTCGAAATGTCGCGCCAGCGCATCCGCGCCAGCGTGCTTGAAAGCTCCACCGAACCCTGCTCGCAATGCGGTGGCAGCGGCCACGTTCGTTCGGTCTCCTCGGTTGCGCTGCAATTGCTGCGCGGCCTCGAGGAAGTTCTGATGAAGGGCGCGACCCACAATCTGGTGGTGCGCACCCGCACCGACGTCGCGCTTTATGTTCTCAACCACAAGCGCGGCCATCTGCGCGATCTCGAAAACTCCTTCAAGGTGACGCTTGCCGTGATCGCCGACCCGACCGTGAGCGGTCAGCAGTCGTATGTGATCGATCGCGGCGAACAGGTGCACACGCTGGAAGCCGCCAAGGCGCTGCTGGTGGCACAAGCCTCCGCCGCTCCGGCGGTGGTGGAAGAAGCCTTCGACGACGAGGAGTTTCTCGACGCCGAGTCCGAATCGGAGGTGGAAACCGAAGAGAGCGAGGGGCTTTCCGACGAGTTCGCCGGCGGCGAAGCAGGTTCGGAGGCCGCAAGCGACGGTCCGCGTCGGCGGCGGCGCCGGCGGCGGCGTGGTCGCGGCGGCGAGCCCCGCGAAAACGGCGCGCCGCGCGACGACAATGCGTTCGCGGAAGCCTCCACATCGCCCGAGGCCGAACTGGCCGACGACGAAGCCGACAACGACGAAGGTGACGAACAGCCGAACCAGGCCCGTGCCGATCAAGGATCAGGCGAGCGGCGGCCGAGACGCCGCGGCCGTCGTGGCGGACGCCGCCGGCGTGGCGGGACTGAAGAAGGCCTTGCCGGATCGATTACCGACGAGCTCGGACCCGTTTCCGCGCCGGAGGCCGCGAACGCGGTGGCCGACTTCGATGAAGTGACATCGCACCTGTCGCCTTCGTCGGACCAGTACGCACCCGAACCGCACCCCGTGGAGCCGTTACCTGTTCAAGCCTCGGCGCCTGTTCAAGCCGCGGCCGAGGCGGATGCGCACGAGTCCGAGAAGGCTGCGCGGCGCCGTTCGACGGTGCGCGAAAAGGTGAGCTTTGGCTCGCATGCCGCGCCGGAGCCCGCCCCAGCCGGTTACAGTCAAGCTGAACCGCCGCCGGCGGCCGAAACACCGACTGAGCCGGCTCCCGAAGCAACGTCAGACACTTCGCCGCGTCGCGCGGGATGGTGGTCGCGGCGCTTCGGCGGCGGCGAATAG